From a region of the Capricornis sumatraensis isolate serow.1 chromosome 22, serow.2, whole genome shotgun sequence genome:
- the LOC138069296 gene encoding olfactory receptor 2B2-like, whose translation MNRINESVPQEFILLGFSDRPWLELPLFVVFLISYILTILGNLAIIVVSRLDSKLHTPMYFFLTNLSLLDLCYTTSIVPQMLVNIRSIRKVISYGGCVAQLFISLALGSTECLLLAVMSFDRFVAICRPLRYSIIMHQRLCLQLAAISWVSGFSNSVLQSTLTLQMPLCGHKEVDHFLCEVPALLKLSCVDTTANEAELFFISVLFLLIPVTLILISYACIVQAVLRIQSVEGRRKAFGICGSHLIVVSIFYGTAIYMYLQPPSPASKDRGKMVSLFYGIITPMLNPLIYTLRNKDVKGAFNRLIARIFLIKK comes from the coding sequence ATGAATAGGATCAATGAGAGTGTCCCCCAAGAGTTCATCCTCTTAGGTTTCTCAGATCGACCATGGCTGGAGCTGCCACTCTTTGTGGTGTTCCTGATTTCCTATATCTTGACCATCCTGGGCAATCTAGCAATAATTGTTGTGTCCCGTCTGGATTCCAAGCTCCATACccccatgtatttttttcttaccaATCTCTCACTCCTGGACCTTTGCTACACCACAAGTATAGTTCCACAAATGCTGGTAAACATACGCAGCATCAGGAAGGTGATTAGTTATGGCGGCTGTGTGGCACAACTTTTTATTTCCCTGGCTTTGGGTTCCACTGAATGTCTCCTCCTGGCTGTCATGTCCTTTGATAGGTTTGTAGCTATTTGTCGGCCTCTCCGCTACTCCATCATCATGCACCAAAGGCTCTGCCTCCAGCTGGCAGCTATATCCTGGGTTAGTGGCTTCAGCAACTCAGTATTACAGTCCACCTTGACCCTGCAGATGCCACTCTGTGGCCACAAAGAAGTGGATCACTTCCTCTGTGAAGTCCCTGCTCTGCTCAAGTTGTCATGTGTAGACACAACAGCAAATGAAGCTGAACTGTTCTTTATCAGTGTGCTATTCCTTCTAATACCTGTGACACTCATTCTGATATCCTATGCTTGTATTGTCCAAGCAGTGTTGAGAATACAATCAGTGGAAGGTCGGCGAAAGGCATTTGGAATATGTGGCTCCCATTTGATAGTTGTGTCAATTTTTTATGGCACTGCTATCTATATGTATTTGCAACCACCATCCCCTGCCTCCAAGGACCGGGGAAAGATGGTATCCCTTTTTTATGGAATCATCACACCCATGTTGAACCCCCTTATATACACACTTAGGAACAAAGATGTAAAGGGAGCATTTAACAGGCTGATTGCAAGGATTTTCTTAATCAAGAAATAG